The Pseudarthrobacter sp. NS4 genome includes a window with the following:
- a CDS encoding Fur family transcriptional regulator, translating into MTEHFDGHDAWAAALRAHGRRVTKQRLAVLAAVERHPHSPAESILAAARADLPELTAQSVYVVLGDLTDLHMLRRFEPPHSPALYETRVGDNHHHAICISCGRVEDVDCAVGHAPCLTPHWDENAKPMAIQIADVMYQGICQDCQQSQKLPSNRPPQEIEK; encoded by the coding sequence ATGACGGAGCACTTTGACGGCCACGACGCATGGGCTGCGGCCCTGCGCGCCCACGGCCGGCGGGTGACCAAGCAGCGCCTGGCAGTCTTGGCCGCCGTCGAACGCCACCCCCACTCCCCCGCCGAAAGCATCCTCGCCGCGGCCCGGGCCGATCTGCCCGAGCTCACGGCACAGTCGGTATACGTGGTTCTGGGTGACCTGACCGACCTGCACATGCTGCGCCGGTTCGAGCCGCCGCACTCCCCGGCGCTGTACGAAACCCGGGTGGGTGACAACCACCACCATGCCATCTGCATCAGCTGCGGCCGGGTGGAGGACGTGGACTGTGCCGTGGGCCATGCCCCGTGCCTCACGCCCCACTGGGATGAGAACGCCAAGCCCATGGCCATCCAGATCGCCGACGTTATGTACCAAGGCATCTGCCAGGACTGCCAGCAGTCCCAAAAACTTCCTTCCAATCGTCCCCCGCAAGAAATAGAGAAATAG
- a CDS encoding DUF2461 domain-containing protein → MTTFQGIPAGAFGFYAELHANNNRQWWLEHKESYQSLVRDPLTSLLEELEPRFGPGRIFRPNRDIRFSLDKSPYKTAQGAFASAQEGVGYYLQISAEGLLVGAGYHSHSPAQLARYRNSVDASGTGESLRHIVDAVAGAGFAVEGEKLKTVPRGYARDHPRAELLKHKSLAASIDLGQPEWLASPAAVPGISRLWDELRPLVD, encoded by the coding sequence ATGACAACTTTCCAGGGCATCCCGGCCGGCGCTTTCGGGTTCTACGCAGAACTCCACGCCAACAACAACCGGCAGTGGTGGCTGGAGCACAAGGAGAGCTATCAGTCGCTGGTCCGGGATCCTCTTACGTCGCTTCTCGAAGAGCTCGAACCCAGGTTCGGGCCAGGCAGGATTTTCCGCCCCAACAGGGATATCCGGTTTTCCCTGGACAAGTCACCCTACAAGACCGCCCAGGGCGCTTTTGCCTCGGCGCAGGAGGGCGTTGGGTACTACCTCCAGATCAGTGCCGAGGGCCTGCTGGTCGGCGCGGGCTACCATTCCCATTCACCCGCGCAGCTGGCAAGGTACCGGAACTCGGTTGACGCCTCGGGCACAGGAGAATCACTCCGGCATATTGTGGATGCAGTGGCGGGCGCGGGCTTTGCCGTGGAAGGCGAGAAGCTCAAGACCGTGCCGCGTGGATACGCGCGCGACCATCCGCGGGCAGAGCTCCTCAAACACAAATCACTTGCGGCAAGTATCGATCTGGGCCAGCCCGAATGGCTGGCCAGCCCCGCCGCAGTCCCGGGGATCTCCAGGCTCTGGGATGAGCTGCGCCCCCTGGTGGACTGA
- a CDS encoding catalase gives MTAISTTQSGAPVTSDAHSKSVGADGAIILTDHYLVEKLAQFNRERVPERVVHAKGGGAFGTFKATEDVSKYTKAAFLQPGAETEMLIRFSSVAGENGSPDTWRDPRGFAVKFYTSEGNYDLVGNNTPVFFIRDGIKFPDFIHSQKRLPGTHLRDADMQWDFWTLSPESAHQVTWLMGDRGLPASWREMQGYGSHTYQWINAEGERFWVKYHFKSNQGVNSMTGEQAEALAGSDADFYIRDLSENIEAGNFPSWDLHVQVMPYEDAKTYRFNPFDLTKVWPHGDYPLIKVGTMELNRNPENYFAQIEQATFAPSNFVPGIAASPDKMLQARIFSYADAHRYRVGTNHAQIPVNQPKNQVNNYSQDGAGRYLFNAPSVPVYAPNSVGGPAAVEPQNPAGGWENDGELTLAAHSLHAEDSDFVQAGALYREVYDEAAKARFLETITGAVGGVKSPGIKERAIQYWTNVDAELGAKLRANLGAATLSDAEAANKIG, from the coding sequence ATGACTGCCATTTCAACAACCCAGTCAGGTGCCCCCGTTACGTCCGACGCCCACTCGAAGTCAGTCGGTGCCGACGGCGCGATCATCCTGACCGACCACTACCTGGTGGAAAAGCTCGCTCAGTTCAACCGCGAGCGGGTGCCGGAGCGCGTAGTGCACGCCAAGGGCGGCGGTGCATTCGGTACGTTCAAGGCCACCGAGGACGTGTCCAAGTACACCAAGGCAGCCTTCCTCCAGCCCGGCGCCGAAACCGAGATGCTGATCCGCTTCTCCTCTGTGGCCGGCGAGAACGGTTCACCGGACACCTGGCGTGATCCCCGCGGTTTCGCCGTGAAGTTCTACACCTCCGAGGGCAACTATGACCTCGTTGGCAACAACACCCCGGTGTTCTTCATCCGCGACGGCATCAAGTTCCCGGACTTCATCCACTCCCAGAAGCGCCTCCCGGGCACCCACCTGCGCGACGCCGACATGCAGTGGGACTTCTGGACCCTGTCCCCCGAGTCCGCACACCAGGTCACCTGGCTGATGGGTGACCGCGGCCTGCCCGCCTCCTGGCGTGAAATGCAGGGCTACGGCTCCCACACCTACCAGTGGATCAATGCCGAGGGCGAGCGTTTCTGGGTCAAGTACCACTTCAAGTCCAACCAGGGCGTGAACTCCATGACCGGCGAGCAGGCCGAGGCCCTGGCCGGTTCGGACGCGGACTTCTACATCCGCGACCTGTCCGAGAACATCGAAGCCGGCAACTTCCCGTCCTGGGACCTGCACGTGCAGGTCATGCCGTACGAGGATGCCAAAACGTACCGCTTCAACCCGTTCGACCTGACCAAGGTCTGGCCGCACGGCGACTACCCGCTGATCAAGGTGGGCACCATGGAGCTGAACCGGAACCCGGAGAACTACTTCGCGCAGATCGAACAGGCTACCTTCGCGCCGTCGAACTTCGTGCCGGGTATTGCCGCTTCCCCGGACAAGATGCTGCAGGCCCGCATCTTCTCCTACGCGGACGCACACCGCTACCGCGTGGGCACCAACCACGCCCAGATCCCGGTGAACCAGCCGAAGAACCAGGTCAACAACTACAGCCAGGACGGCGCGGGACGTTACCTGTTCAATGCCCCCTCGGTTCCGGTCTACGCCCCCAACTCCGTTGGCGGCCCGGCTGCTGTTGAGCCGCAGAACCCGGCCGGCGGCTGGGAGAACGACGGCGAGCTGACCCTCGCCGCGCACTCCCTCCACGCCGAGGACAGCGACTTTGTCCAGGCCGGCGCGCTCTACCGTGAGGTGTACGACGAGGCCGCCAAGGCCCGCTTCCTGGAAACCATCACCGGTGCCGTGGGCGGCGTCAAGAGCCCCGGCATCAAGGAACGCGCCATCCAGTACTGGACCAACGTCGACGCCGAGCTCGGCGCCAAGCTCCGCGCCAACCTCGGCGCAGCAACACTCTCCGACGCAGAAGCAGCCAACAAGATCGGCTGA
- a CDS encoding amino acid permease: protein MNLLRTKSIEQSIADADEPGRKLKRSLSSWDLMIMGVAVAVGAGIFSVGAKAAANFSGPAVTLSFAIAAVTCALAIMCYAEFATAIPVAGSAYVFTYATMGELLAWIIGWNLILELFTAAAVIAKYWGIYLSKVFALMGADIPPAIPLAGVDLYWGAFLIVAVFTVLLVLGTKLSARVGNIFTLIKIGVVLFVIVVGFTYVKFENYAPFIPAAEPTGGTGTADVLKQSFFGFLTGAAPAQYGTLGIFAGAALVFFAFIGFDVVATSAEEVKNPQKTLPRGIFGGLALVTLLYILVSLALTGMVSYTQLAEAENPTLTTAFEAVGDTSAAKTIAFGSLVGLTTVIMVLLMGLSRVVLAMSRDGLLPRALSKTSEKRSTPVRLQIICGAAVAVVAGLTKVDLLEEMINIGTLSAFVVVSSGILVLRRKRPDLKPAFRVPFGKVLPIVSALLCLYLMTNLAVETWIFFAIWLAIGLAIYFAYGQRHSRLNERFSAASTAVNGSPAGGATAAGHSRTDEDEYTRV from the coding sequence ATGAACCTTCTCCGGACCAAATCCATCGAGCAGTCGATTGCTGACGCCGATGAACCCGGACGCAAGCTTAAGCGCTCCCTCAGCAGCTGGGACCTCATGATCATGGGCGTCGCCGTGGCTGTCGGCGCCGGCATCTTCTCCGTAGGTGCCAAGGCTGCTGCCAACTTCTCCGGCCCCGCCGTGACCCTGTCTTTCGCCATTGCCGCCGTCACCTGCGCCCTGGCCATCATGTGCTACGCCGAGTTCGCCACCGCCATCCCGGTGGCCGGCTCCGCCTACGTTTTCACCTACGCCACGATGGGCGAACTCCTCGCCTGGATCATCGGCTGGAACCTGATCCTGGAGCTCTTCACCGCTGCGGCGGTCATCGCCAAGTACTGGGGCATCTACCTCAGTAAGGTGTTCGCGCTGATGGGCGCCGACATTCCGCCGGCCATCCCGCTTGCCGGCGTTGACCTCTACTGGGGCGCGTTCCTGATTGTTGCCGTCTTCACCGTGCTGCTGGTGCTGGGCACCAAGCTGTCCGCACGGGTGGGCAACATCTTCACCCTGATCAAGATCGGCGTCGTCCTCTTCGTGATCGTGGTGGGTTTCACCTACGTCAAGTTTGAAAACTACGCACCGTTCATCCCCGCGGCGGAGCCCACCGGCGGCACCGGCACCGCCGACGTCCTGAAGCAGTCCTTCTTCGGCTTCCTCACCGGAGCCGCCCCTGCCCAGTACGGCACCCTGGGCATCTTCGCCGGTGCAGCCCTGGTGTTCTTCGCCTTCATCGGTTTCGACGTGGTGGCCACCTCTGCCGAGGAAGTGAAGAACCCCCAGAAGACCCTTCCGCGCGGCATCTTCGGCGGCCTGGCCCTGGTCACCCTGCTGTACATCCTGGTCTCGCTGGCCCTGACCGGCATGGTTTCCTACACGCAGTTGGCCGAGGCTGAGAACCCCACGCTCACAACTGCCTTCGAAGCGGTGGGCGACACCTCCGCTGCGAAGACCATCGCGTTCGGTTCCCTGGTGGGCCTGACCACCGTGATCATGGTGCTGCTGATGGGCCTTTCCCGCGTGGTCCTGGCCATGAGCCGCGATGGCCTCCTGCCCCGTGCGCTGTCCAAGACAAGCGAAAAGCGTTCGACGCCGGTACGCCTCCAGATCATTTGCGGCGCCGCGGTTGCCGTGGTGGCAGGCCTGACCAAAGTGGACCTGCTCGAGGAAATGATCAACATCGGTACGCTCTCCGCCTTCGTTGTGGTCAGTTCGGGCATCCTGGTGCTGCGCAGGAAGCGGCCTGACCTGAAGCCCGCTTTCCGCGTTCCGTTCGGCAAGGTCCTGCCGATCGTGTCCGCCCTGCTGTGCCTGTACCTGATGACCAACCTGGCAGTGGAGACCTGGATCTTCTTCGCCATCTGGCTGGCCATCGGCCTGGCAATCTATTTCGCCTACGGACAGCGGCACTCGCGCCTCAATGAGCGTTTCAGCGCGGCCAGCACCGCCGTCAACGGATCCCCGGCAGGTGGCGCAACTGCTGCCGGGCACAGCCGCACCGACGAGGACGAGTACACCCGCGTCTGA
- the htpX gene encoding zinc metalloprotease HtpX: MHRHYNGLKTAALFGVLWAVLLGLGALIGAGTRSSAPIWIMALVGVATTAYGYWNSDKIAIRSMKAYPVTEAQAPQLYQMVRELSARANQPMPRIYISPTMTPNAFATGRNPRNAAVCCTEGILRLLTVRELRGVLGHELMHVYNRDILTSSVAAAVAGVITSVGQMLLFFGGDRRNSNPLAMLAMALLAPFAASLIQMAISRTREYDADEDGSQLTGDPLALASALAKIERGVSIAPLPPDQRLVNTSHLMIANPFRGGAMNKLFATHPPMGDRIARLERVAGRPLV; encoded by the coding sequence ATGCACAGGCACTACAACGGACTGAAGACGGCCGCACTGTTCGGTGTGCTCTGGGCGGTGTTGCTGGGCCTGGGCGCATTGATTGGTGCCGGCACGCGCAGCTCGGCGCCCATCTGGATCATGGCGTTGGTGGGCGTTGCCACGACGGCCTATGGCTACTGGAACAGCGACAAGATCGCTATCCGGTCTATGAAGGCGTACCCGGTCACGGAGGCGCAGGCGCCACAGCTTTACCAGATGGTCCGTGAGCTCTCGGCCCGTGCCAACCAGCCCATGCCGCGCATCTACATCTCGCCGACCATGACCCCGAACGCCTTTGCCACCGGACGCAACCCCCGGAATGCGGCCGTCTGCTGCACCGAGGGGATTTTGCGGCTCCTGACGGTGCGCGAGCTCCGCGGCGTCCTGGGCCACGAACTCATGCACGTCTACAACCGCGACATCCTCACCTCGTCGGTGGCGGCCGCCGTCGCCGGCGTGATCACCTCGGTGGGCCAGATGCTCCTGTTCTTCGGCGGAGACCGGCGCAACTCCAACCCGCTCGCCATGCTGGCCATGGCACTGCTGGCGCCCTTCGCGGCGTCGCTGATCCAGATGGCCATCTCCCGGACCAGGGAGTACGACGCCGACGAGGACGGTTCGCAGCTGACGGGGGATCCGCTGGCGCTTGCCTCAGCCCTGGCCAAGATCGAGCGCGGCGTCAGCATCGCGCCCCTGCCGCCGGACCAGCGGCTGGTCAATACATCACACCTGATGATCGCCAACCCGTTCCGGGGCGGCGCGATGAACAAGCTGTTCGCAACGCACCCGCCCATGGGGGACCGGATTGCCCGGCTGGAGCGGGTGGCAGGCCGGCCGCTGGTCTAG
- a CDS encoding IS110 family transposase, with the protein MFYLLEAHGLEPWLVNARDVRHLPGRPKTDVLDSVWLCKVAERQMLRPSFVPPAPIRRLRDLTRYRIDLVGARTAEKNRVEKLLEDACIKLSVVASDIFGVSGREMMAALIAGERNPKVLAQLARASMRKKISELEEAFSGHFDDHHRFLLARMLARIDGIDADITAVDEQIEVQLAPFAGAAEHLDEIPGIGPVAAAIILAEIGADMTRFPTAGHLCSWSKFSPGINSSAGKTKGNGSTGHGNRYLARVLGEAAVVAGKTDTFLGERYRRIARRRGRKRAIVATGRSILVIVWHLLQDPNVRFRDLGADHFSRHTNPDTSKRNHVRQLEALGYTVTLTRAA; encoded by the coding sequence GTGTTCTATCTCCTCGAGGCTCACGGGCTCGAACCGTGGCTGGTCAACGCGCGCGACGTTAGGCATCTGCCGGGACGTCCCAAAACCGACGTGCTCGACTCGGTCTGGCTGTGCAAAGTCGCCGAACGGCAGATGCTGCGGCCCAGTTTTGTCCCGCCCGCCCCGATCCGGCGGCTGCGGGACCTGACCCGGTACCGGATTGACCTCGTCGGGGCGCGGACGGCAGAAAAGAACCGGGTCGAAAAACTCCTTGAGGACGCGTGCATCAAACTCTCCGTCGTGGCTTCGGATATTTTCGGGGTGTCCGGCCGGGAGATGATGGCGGCGCTCATCGCCGGCGAACGGAATCCGAAAGTGCTCGCCCAGTTGGCGCGGGCAAGCATGCGGAAGAAGATCAGCGAACTCGAGGAGGCGTTCAGCGGCCACTTTGATGACCACCACCGCTTCCTGCTGGCACGGATGCTGGCCAGGATCGACGGGATCGATGCCGATATCACGGCGGTCGATGAACAGATCGAGGTGCAACTGGCCCCTTTCGCGGGGGCGGCGGAGCATCTGGATGAGATCCCGGGCATCGGCCCCGTCGCCGCCGCCATTATCCTGGCCGAAATCGGGGCCGACATGACCCGGTTCCCAACCGCGGGGCACCTCTGTTCCTGGTCGAAGTTCTCTCCAGGCATCAATTCCTCCGCCGGGAAGACTAAGGGCAACGGCTCGACCGGGCATGGCAACCGCTATCTCGCCCGGGTCCTGGGAGAGGCAGCCGTCGTGGCCGGAAAGACAGATACGTTCCTGGGCGAACGCTACCGAAGGATCGCCCGGCGACGAGGCAGGAAACGCGCCATAGTCGCCACCGGACGTTCCATCCTCGTCATCGTCTGGCACCTGCTGCAGGATCCCAATGTACGTTTCCGCGACCTCGGCGCCGATCACTTCAGCCGCCACACCAACCCCGACACCAGCAAACGCAACCACGTCCGCCAACTCGAAGCCCTCGGCTACACCGTCACCCTGACCCGGGCAGCCTAA
- a CDS encoding TetR/AcrR family transcriptional regulator: MARPTRPERKAELLGAILDYLMDKTLAELTFRSLAEGLGMSAYVLVYHFGSRDQLINDIVVSIESRLDRMRNTDVRDIDRAAWREFLLDSWQWTMAQRNRHLTRLEFEATAQDIVAAEPRGTSQEHFRMLHHKTRDWLMVQGIPEEYADTDARLFTSTFYGLQFDFVVMNEPEAATKAFELMLTVFFNNLDTRLAAANEA, from the coding sequence ATGGCACGCCCGACACGACCCGAACGAAAAGCCGAACTGCTGGGCGCCATCCTCGACTACCTGATGGACAAGACGCTGGCGGAGCTGACCTTCCGGAGCCTCGCAGAGGGCCTGGGAATGAGCGCCTACGTGCTGGTTTACCACTTCGGGAGCCGGGACCAGCTGATCAATGACATTGTGGTGTCCATCGAATCCAGGCTTGACCGCATGCGCAACACCGATGTCCGCGACATTGACCGCGCCGCATGGCGGGAGTTCCTGCTGGACTCCTGGCAATGGACCATGGCCCAGCGGAACCGCCACCTGACAAGGCTCGAGTTCGAAGCCACTGCCCAGGACATCGTCGCGGCCGAGCCCCGGGGAACGTCACAGGAGCATTTCCGGATGCTCCACCACAAGACCCGAGACTGGCTCATGGTGCAAGGGATTCCGGAGGAATACGCGGATACCGACGCCCGGCTCTTCACCTCGACGTTCTACGGCCTCCAGTTCGACTTCGTGGTCATGAACGAGCCGGAGGCCGCCACCAAAGCCTTCGAACTGATGCTGACGGTTTTCTTCAACAACCTCGACACCCGCCTGGCCGCAGCGAATGAAGCCTGA